The following coding sequences are from one Biomphalaria glabrata chromosome 8, xgBioGlab47.1, whole genome shotgun sequence window:
- the LOC106075887 gene encoding ER membrane protein complex subunit 6-like codes for MATIAVRTRKSRKSDGIAFSEMSLRQNASVLEYCRTSISALSGATAGIMGLTGLWGFIFYFITAAMLSVLLLLKAGSRWNTFFVTRTVLFSNGLLGGLFTYVLFWTFLYGMVHVY; via the exons ATGGCTACTATTGCTGTCAGAACGCGAAAAAGCAGAAAAT cTGATGGCATCGCTTTCAGTGAAATGTCATTAAGGCAAAACGCATCTGTCTTAGAATACTGTAGAACATCCATATCAGCACTCTCTGGTGCTACGGCAGGAATCATGGGTCTAACTGGTTTATGGGgtttcatattttatttcatcaCTGCAGCTATGCTCTCG gTCTTGTTACTATTGAAAGCTGGATCTCGGTGGAATACTTTTTTTGTCACAAGAACAGTTCTCTTTAGCAATGGATTATTGGGGGGACTATTT ACATATGTTTTATTTTGGAC ATTTTTGTATGGTATGGTTCATGTTTATTGA